The following proteins come from a genomic window of Gloeomargarita sp. SRBZ-1_bins_9:
- a CDS encoding methyltransferase domain-containing protein, whose amino-acid sequence MFRFFLLSISILIALLIIGLVLYLLFPRKYKSPASVAQSYDNWTRDGILEFYWGEHIHLGHYGDPPRRKDFRQAKVDFVHEMVRWAGLDRLPPGTTVLDVGCGIGGSSRILARDYGFVVTGITLSPQQVRRAQELTPPDLPVQFLVADALALPFADESFDVVWCIEAGPHIPDKQRFANELMRVLKPGGILVVADWNQRDDRQKPLNFLERWVMRQLLDQWSHPAFASIEGFAEALTATGLVAGEVVTADWTRATLPSWLDSVWQGVARPEGILRFGLVGLVKSLREVPTFLLMRWAFGAGLCRFGMFKAVRAARPVGDRLTSQTNLSVEMSAS is encoded by the coding sequence ATGTTCCGGTTTTTTCTGCTGAGCATCAGCATTCTGATTGCCCTTTTAATCATTGGTCTGGTTTTATATTTGCTCTTTCCCCGCAAGTATAAATCACCAGCGTCGGTGGCCCAATCCTACGACAACTGGACGCGGGACGGTATTTTGGAGTTTTACTGGGGCGAGCACATTCACCTGGGACACTACGGCGACCCGCCCCGGCGCAAGGATTTCCGCCAGGCTAAGGTGGATTTTGTGCACGAGATGGTGCGCTGGGCGGGGTTAGACCGGTTGCCTCCGGGGACGACGGTGCTGGATGTGGGCTGTGGTATCGGGGGCAGCAGTCGTATCCTGGCGCGGGATTATGGTTTTGTGGTCACCGGCATCACCCTGAGTCCCCAGCAGGTGCGCCGGGCGCAGGAACTGACGCCTCCGGATTTGCCGGTGCAGTTTTTGGTGGCGGATGCGCTGGCTTTGCCTTTTGCCGATGAAAGTTTTGATGTGGTTTGGTGTATCGAAGCGGGGCCGCACATCCCGGATAAGCAACGCTTCGCCAACGAACTGATGCGGGTGTTGAAACCGGGGGGCATTTTGGTGGTGGCGGACTGGAACCAGCGGGATGACCGGCAAAAACCCCTGAATTTCCTGGAGCGATGGGTGATGCGGCAGTTGCTGGACCAATGGTCCCATCCGGCCTTTGCCAGCATCGAGGGTTTCGCGGAGGCGCTGACGGCGACGGGGCTGGTGGCCGGGGAAGTGGTTACGGCGGATTGGACGCGGGCGACCTTGCCATCTTGGCTGGATAGCGTTTGGCAGGGGGTAGCGCGACCGGAGGGCATCCTGCGCTTTGGCCTGGTGGGGCTGGTGAAATCCCTGCGGGAAGTGCCGACGTTTTTGCTGATGCGCTGGGCGTTTGGGGCCGGGCTGTGCCGGTTTGGCATGTTCAAGGCGGTGCGGGCGGCCCGACCGGTTGGGGACCGGCTCACCTCCCAGACTAACCTCTCGGTAGAAATGTCGGCAAGCTGA
- a CDS encoding DMT family transporter, with translation MALSGILGIGIGDTAFLQALPTLGVSQTLVMDKLSPVVVTLLAWWTLGERLQPMQLLGMALTVLGVILAVTEPLTMGGKRRRFWQGLAWGSLYALAQGASVVLARAALAGSDISPRWSATISLTAGLLVLSWGLRRNAWDIRRLPLKWLPVIAMTAFLSTYLGLWLQQLALKWMPAGIAQTLSSTSPLFGLLWAWAGGEPVSRRSWLGVALALVGCSLVLP, from the coding sequence TTGGCCTTAAGCGGCATCCTGGGGATTGGTATCGGTGATACGGCTTTTTTGCAGGCGCTGCCTACCCTGGGGGTGTCCCAAACCCTGGTGATGGATAAACTGTCGCCGGTGGTAGTGACGCTGCTGGCCTGGTGGACGCTGGGGGAACGGTTGCAGCCGATGCAACTGCTGGGGATGGCCTTGACGGTGCTCGGGGTCATCCTGGCGGTGACAGAACCCCTGACGATGGGGGGGAAACGGCGGCGTTTCTGGCAGGGGTTGGCCTGGGGTAGCCTGTATGCTCTGGCCCAGGGGGCAAGTGTGGTGTTGGCGCGGGCGGCTCTGGCAGGGTCGGACATCAGTCCTCGGTGGAGCGCCACCATCAGCTTGACAGCGGGGTTGCTGGTCCTAAGCTGGGGGTTGCGCCGGAACGCCTGGGACATCCGACGCCTGCCGCTGAAATGGTTACCGGTGATTGCGATGACCGCTTTTTTGAGTACTTATCTGGGGTTATGGCTCCAACAGTTGGCCTTGAAATGGATGCCGGCGGGGATTGCCCAGACCCTCAGCAGCACCAGTCCCCTGTTTGGCCTGTTGTGGGCTTGGGCTGGTGGGGAACCGGTCAGCCGCCGGTCTTGGCTGGGGGTGGCTTTGGCCCTGGTGGGCTGTAGCTTGGTTTTGCCGTAA
- a CDS encoding EamA family transporter codes for MLWRGEWAALAAAFLWAAMSRVYAGWGKVFAPLLLNWLKGVMALGMFVLTLALRGESWPVLSWETWLGLALSGVLGIGIGDTAFFAALNSLGVQRTLLMDTLSPVLVTLVAWLVLGEGVRPLQLGGIGLTVTGVALVVTERPVTVRERFHLWPGLAWGLLFSLSQALGVVLSRWALAASPVTPLWSTTVRLAAGVAVLSLGVRRPVCARGWWAIRKRPAWLLSIGGTAFLSTYAGIWLQQTALKWAPAGIVQTLSSTSPLFALLLAWVWGERVSYRSWLGVALAISGCAWLFQGA; via the coding sequence GTGCTCTGGCGGGGTGAGTGGGCAGCGCTGGCGGCGGCATTTTTATGGGCGGCTATGTCCCGAGTGTACGCCGGCTGGGGAAAGGTCTTTGCGCCCCTGTTGCTGAATTGGCTCAAGGGGGTGATGGCCCTGGGGATGTTTGTCCTCACCCTGGCGCTGCGGGGAGAATCCTGGCCGGTGTTGTCCTGGGAAACCTGGTTGGGGTTGGCCCTGAGTGGCGTTTTGGGGATTGGCATCGGGGATACGGCCTTTTTCGCCGCCTTGAACTCCCTGGGGGTGCAGCGGACGTTGCTGATGGATACTTTGTCGCCGGTGCTGGTGACGCTGGTGGCCTGGTTGGTGCTGGGGGAAGGGGTGCGACCGCTCCAGTTGGGGGGGATCGGCTTGACGGTGACGGGGGTGGCCCTGGTGGTGACGGAGCGGCCCGTAACGGTGCGGGAGCGGTTTCACCTGTGGCCGGGGTTGGCTTGGGGGCTGTTGTTTTCCTTGTCCCAGGCGCTGGGGGTGGTGCTGTCCCGCTGGGCGTTGGCGGCTTCCCCGGTGACCCCCCTGTGGAGTACGACGGTCCGCCTGGCGGCCGGGGTGGCGGTGCTGAGCCTGGGGGTACGGCGACCGGTGTGCGCCCGGGGCTGGTGGGCCATTCGCAAACGACCGGCCTGGTTACTCAGCATCGGGGGCACGGCTTTTTTGAGTACCTATGCGGGCATCTGGCTGCAACAGACGGCTCTGAAGTGGGCGCCGGCGGGGATTGTCCAGACCCTGAGTAGTACCAGTCCCCTATTTGCCCTGTTGCTGGCCTGGGTCTGGGGGGAACGGGTTAGCTACCGCTCCTGGCTGGGGGTGGCCTTGGCGATTAGCGGTTGCGCGTGGTTGTTTCAGGGGGCCTAG
- a CDS encoding HAD-IA family hydrolase — protein sequence MERPGAIFLDAVGTLFGVRGSVGQVYSACAAQIGVQVSPERLQRAFVQVFTQAPPLAFPTLPATAIPQAEYDYWYRITEQTFALAGGLAQIPDFAAFFPRVYATFATADPWELYPDVVPALQAWQAQGIPVGVISNFDSRLYRVLEALGLASWVQTVTISSQVGAAKPAAQIFQAAWQAQGQPQPPLWHIGDSWEADVLGARSVGWRGIHLCRQGPSPGADAIRCLTDLIEQ from the coding sequence ATGGAACGACCGGGCGCGATTTTTCTGGATGCGGTGGGGACCCTATTCGGCGTGCGGGGGTCGGTGGGCCAGGTTTACAGCGCCTGCGCCGCCCAAATTGGTGTACAGGTGTCCCCAGAACGACTCCAGCGGGCCTTTGTGCAGGTGTTTACCCAGGCTCCCCCCCTGGCCTTCCCCACCCTACCGGCGACGGCCATTCCCCAGGCAGAGTATGACTACTGGTACCGGATTACGGAGCAGACCTTTGCCTTAGCGGGGGGCTTGGCGCAAATTCCCGACTTTGCCGCCTTTTTTCCCCGGGTGTACGCCACCTTTGCCACCGCCGACCCCTGGGAGCTCTACCCCGATGTTGTGCCGGCGTTGCAGGCTTGGCAGGCCCAGGGTATTCCGGTGGGAGTGATCTCTAACTTTGATAGCCGCCTGTACCGGGTGTTAGAGGCCTTGGGTTTGGCATCTTGGGTGCAAACGGTGACCATCTCCAGCCAGGTGGGGGCAGCCAAGCCGGCGGCACAGATTTTCCAAGCTGCCTGGCAGGCCCAGGGTCAACCGCAACCTCCCCTATGGCATATCGGCGACAGTTGGGAGGCAGACGTACTTGGAGCCCGCTCGGTGGGCTGGCGGGGGATTCATCTTTGCCGCCAGGGTCCCTCCCCCGGGGCGGATGCCATACGGTGCTTGACGGATTTAATCGAGCAGTAG
- a CDS encoding serine/threonine-protein kinase encodes MSTKGQDPWIGRLLAKRYKLQAIVGRGSMGKVYQAADTVLGGVPVAVKFLSHTLLDEKSQQRFASEARACALLGNKSIHIVRVTDYGVDEESELPFYVMEYLQGESLREMIDVQPLPLEQFLPLAQQIARGLQAAHQGIEVDGQVWSVIHRDIKPSNIFVVRDPGLGMLAKILDFGIAKFINENPESNQTSHFTGTLAYCSPEQLEGRSLDQRSDIYSFGVMMFEMLTGQVPIQAPVESIGAWYRAHHLQAPPSLQAINPKLPKNPELERLIYHCLAKDPRDRPTHMGEVIQALERVEQSLRPPTPVIPTGGLAHDHTYHPQVATGPSLERSAEAWELLSWPKDKPIQKIVFPRRIPVGSSYIPSLWAMLPEAEINQRVLNRCYNQFIFTPAPHPMVLWITALYQVNQDPRWLPCYLDLHRPEGQEICRCLAEIGHYYLLLFSLEDPSKFRHRLEVAIAPAQRPLLQDWADQGQLSRLAPAPDLSKELLRREYERLKPQILARLSQQVQLS; translated from the coding sequence ATGAGTACTAAGGGGCAAGACCCCTGGATTGGTCGTCTCTTGGCAAAACGTTACAAGTTACAAGCCATCGTGGGCCGGGGCAGTATGGGCAAGGTGTACCAGGCGGCCGATACGGTGTTGGGGGGCGTGCCGGTGGCGGTGAAATTCCTGTCCCACACGTTGCTGGATGAAAAAAGTCAACAACGCTTTGCCAGCGAAGCCCGGGCCTGCGCCCTGCTCGGCAACAAAAGCATTCACATTGTGCGGGTGACGGACTACGGGGTGGACGAGGAGAGCGAATTGCCCTTTTACGTGATGGAGTACCTCCAGGGGGAAAGCCTGCGGGAAATGATTGACGTGCAGCCCTTGCCCCTGGAGCAGTTCCTGCCTTTGGCCCAGCAGATCGCCCGGGGGTTGCAGGCGGCGCACCAGGGGATCGAGGTGGACGGCCAGGTCTGGAGTGTGATTCACCGGGACATCAAACCCAGCAATATCTTTGTGGTGCGGGACCCGGGGCTGGGGATGCTGGCCAAAATCCTGGATTTCGGGATTGCCAAATTTATCAACGAGAACCCGGAGAGCAATCAAACCTCCCACTTTACCGGCACCCTGGCCTACTGTTCCCCAGAGCAACTCGAAGGCCGCAGTCTGGACCAGCGCTCGGATATTTACAGCTTTGGGGTGATGATGTTTGAAATGCTCACGGGGCAAGTGCCGATCCAAGCCCCCGTTGAATCCATTGGCGCCTGGTACCGCGCCCACCACCTGCAAGCGCCGCCGTCGCTACAGGCCATCAACCCCAAATTGCCCAAGAACCCGGAACTGGAACGCCTGATCTACCATTGCCTGGCCAAGGACCCCCGCGACCGTCCCACCCATATGGGGGAGGTGATCCAGGCCCTGGAGCGGGTGGAACAAAGCCTGCGACCGCCAACGCCGGTCATACCTACCGGTGGCCTAGCCCACGACCACACCTACCATCCCCAGGTGGCCACTGGCCCCAGTCTAGAGCGGTCTGCCGAGGCCTGGGAACTCCTGAGTTGGCCCAAGGACAAACCCATCCAAAAAATCGTTTTTCCCAGGCGCATTCCGGTGGGGTCGTCCTACATTCCCAGTCTTTGGGCGATGCTGCCAGAGGCGGAAATCAACCAACGGGTGTTGAATCGCTGCTATAACCAGTTCATCTTTACGCCAGCGCCCCACCCGATGGTGTTGTGGATTACGGCCCTGTACCAGGTGAATCAAGACCCCCGCTGGCTGCCCTGCTACCTGGATTTGCACCGGCCAGAGGGTCAAGAAATCTGTCGCTGTCTGGCGGAAATCGGGCATTATTACCTGCTGCTGTTCAGCCTGGAGGATCCGAGTAAGTTTCGCCATCGCCTGGAGGTGGCCATTGCTCCGGCCCAACGCCCCTTATTGCAAGACTGGGCCGACCAAGGGCAACTGTCCCGCTTGGCCCCGGCCCCTGACCTGAGCAAGGAACTGCTGCGGCGGGAGTACGAGCGCCTCAAACCCCAAATCCTGGCGCGGCTGTCCCAGCAGGTGCAATTGTCCTAG
- a CDS encoding FHA domain-containing protein, producing MLPATAYLVRLGSSGQPEERYVLIGNGTWLVGRSNQAAIILDSPWVSRLHALIQRRNNEAFYVVDLGSRNGTFVNGRRVTLPVRLRERDEMVFGQVRMQLLLASGGLAGGDAPTTSAIKTRCLMTAVVLHLRNGAMLEKQAPDQQVAQVMGTWFRQVGEITQRYGAQVSQYTERGVMVAWFHSPKEPAAADWLRILRAFWSLYRGTSNLHLQYLLPFPLQLGTGVNTGYALVAPGGSPQQTEYVALGQTVSAAFALEAATKTAGYDVLVGEMTYQHLQRVDLADWLEPVPVQLQPQAPPVQVWGSRYDRLRTFLYNYGLAETPTCQQTSMPEQGFV from the coding sequence GTGTTACCAGCAACGGCTTACCTGGTGCGGTTGGGGTCGTCGGGGCAACCGGAAGAACGCTATGTCCTGATTGGCAACGGCACCTGGCTGGTGGGGCGGAGCAATCAGGCGGCCATTATCCTCGACAGTCCTTGGGTATCCCGCCTGCATGCCCTGATCCAACGGCGGAACAACGAGGCGTTCTATGTCGTGGACCTGGGCAGTCGCAATGGTACGTTTGTCAACGGGCGGCGGGTGACTCTGCCGGTGCGGCTACGGGAGCGGGACGAAATGGTCTTTGGCCAGGTGCGGATGCAGTTGCTCTTGGCCTCTGGCGGACTGGCTGGCGGTGATGCCCCCACCACGTCGGCTATCAAAACCCGCTGTTTGATGACGGCGGTGGTCCTGCATCTGCGGAACGGGGCTATGCTGGAGAAACAGGCACCCGACCAACAGGTGGCCCAGGTGATGGGGACCTGGTTCCGGCAGGTGGGGGAAATCACCCAGCGCTATGGCGCCCAAGTCAGCCAGTACACGGAAAGGGGGGTGATGGTAGCTTGGTTCCACTCCCCCAAGGAACCAGCAGCTGCCGATTGGTTGCGCATCCTGCGGGCCTTCTGGAGTCTCTACCGCGGGACCAGTAACTTGCATTTGCAGTACTTGCTACCGTTTCCCCTGCAATTGGGGACGGGGGTCAATACGGGTTATGCTCTGGTAGCGCCCGGTGGATCGCCCCAGCAAACGGAGTATGTGGCCCTCGGCCAGACGGTCAGCGCTGCCTTTGCCCTGGAAGCGGCGACCAAAACGGCGGGCTACGACGTGCTGGTAGGGGAAATGACCTATCAACATCTACAGCGGGTGGATTTAGCAGATTGGCTCGAGCCGGTTCCGGTACAGCTCCAACCGCAGGCGCCGCCGGTTCAGGTGTGGGGGAGCCGCTATGACCGCTTGCGCACGTTTCTCTACAATTACGGTTTGGCGGAGACGCCCACCTGTCAGCAAACCTCGATGCCGGAACAGGGGTTTGTGTAG